DNA sequence from the Fundidesulfovibrio magnetotacticus genome:
CTGCAGCGCGACTTCGTGAAGCTGTATTCCGACGGAACCCTGAAGGCCAGGCTGCCCGCCAAGGAATACGCCTCCTACGACTGGGACAAGTACGACGCCGGGGACCCGGCCTTCCTCTTCGACCTGATCCCGCGCCTGAGCGAGCGCCAGGGCGAGCTGGGCCAGGTGATGAGCCAGGGCACGGCCGGGCTCTTCAGGCACTGGGGCCTCAAGGAGGAGGACTGGAAGCGCGACCACTCCACCCTCTACTGGAAGATGGGTCACCCCAAGCACCACGCCAACGAGGACGACGGCCAGTGCGGTGTGCTCATCAACACCCAGTACAACCGGGACGCCCAGTGCCACTCGCACACCAACTTCGTGCGCAACGGCCTGCCCATCGAGGAGCAGAAGCGGTTGGCCGGGGGGATCTGGGGCTCGCCCGACAGCGTGGACGCGGTGGGCGACTACAGGCCCATGAACGTCCACAAGGCCCGGCGGGCCAGATGGTCGCTGGTGCGCAAGGAGCTGCACGACAGCCTGGGGCTGTGCAACTGGATGGGGCCGTGGGTGGCCTCGCCCCTCAAGGAGCAGGGCTACCGGGGCGACGACAGCCTGGAATCGAAGCTCTTCAGCCTGGCCACCGGGCGCGCGACCAGCCGCGAAGAGCTGGACCTCATGGGCGAGCGCATCTTCACCCTGCACCGCGCCCTGACCATCCGGGACATGGGGACCCTCGCCATGCGCGAGAAACACGACCTGACGCCGGACTGGCTCTACGAGGACAAGCACGGCCAGCAGCCTTTCACCCAGGGGACCATCCGCATGGACCGCGCCGACATCGCAACGGCCCTGGACATGTTCTACGGGGTCATGGGCTGGGACAAGGCCAGCGGCGCGCCGACCCGCGAGACCTACGCGCGCCTCGGCCTGGACGGCGCGGCTTCGGCCCTTGAGCGCCTGAACCTCCTGCCGGGAGACGGGAATGAACCCGGAAAATGATCCGCTCCTCCTGGCGCGCGAGGCGGTGCGCCAGGCCAGCGCGCAGGCCAGGCTGGCCGGGCTGGGCGAGATCGTCGCCGCGGTGGCCGGACAGCCCGGCGGCGAGGCCCCGCAGGCCTCCGCAGCCCTTCCGGTCCCCGCGGCCCCTGAGGAAGGACTGGCCGCGCTGTTGGCCGAAAGCCTGGCCCGGGAGCCGGACATCGCCTCCTTCACGGGGCAGGACGGCGAAACCAAATACCACATGCCCGCCCTGCTGAGCCGCCACTACGCGGGCATCCTCGACCGCAGGGGGGACAAGGCGGAGCTCATCGCGGCCGAGGTGCGCATCAATTCCCGGGACTATCCCAGGCCCGTCAGGCTGGAACTCTTCGAGTGCCCGCCCTTCGCCCTCGCGCCCGAGGAGATCTCCGCCGCGCTGAAAGCCATGGCCGCAAGCGAGGCCTACGCCGACATCCGCTTCACGCAGAGCCCGGAGGGCGCGGTCTATCTCTTCTCCACGCGCCACCTGACCCGGGAATACGCAAGCTTCCTGGCCCGGCGCGACGAGGACATGGCCGGCAACCCCTGACCCGGCTTCCGGGACCGCCCCGTCCACATGCGCCCTCGGCCCGCGGCAGCGTCCGACCGTGTTGCCCTCCGGCCCGGTGCGCGGTATCATGGCCCTATGCGTTTCCCCAGGCCCCGCAACCTCCAGACCAAGTTCATCCTCGGCCTCGCGGCCATCATGGCCGTGATCGGCGTCTTCTTCGTCTACCTGCTCCAGCAGTACCTGCGCGAAACCCTGGAGAACGAGGCGCGCGGCAAGGCCCAGGTGATCCTGCGCGGCGTGGAATCGCTCCACGTCTACGTGCAGGACAACCTGCGCCCGGTCATCTCCGGCGCGCTCCTGGAGGACAAGGGGCTGCTCGAGGCCATGAGCTGCACCGCCCTGGCCCGCGCCGCCATGGCCCCCACCGGCCCGGAAGGCAGGGAAGACTTCGGCTTCCGCCGCGTGGCCCTGGGCGCGCGCAGCCCCGACCTGGAGGCCAGGGGCCTGGAGCGCGAGTTCATCGCCCGCTTCCAGGCCGACCCGGACCGCGAATGGGACGAGGCCATCCTCATGGAAGGCGGCAAGCAGTACATGGTGCTGGCCCAGCCCGTGCGCTACCAGGGTTTCTGCCTGCGCTGCCACGGCGACCCGGCCATGGCCCCCAAGGAACTGGTGGAGGCCTTCGGCCCGGAGCGCGGCTTCAACCGCAAGGAGGGCGAACTGGCCGGGGCCCATGTGGTGCGCCTGCCCATGGAGGCCACCGTGGCGCGCATCCAGGGGGCCACCCTGGGCTTCGTGCTCATGTTCAGCCTGGGGGCCATCTTCCTCTTCGCCACCATCTACGTCTTCTTCAACCGCCTCGTGGTGCACAACCTGCGCCGTGGTCTGGAGGTGATGGGCCGCCACTTCCCCGAGGCCGCCCAGGCCGCCAGCGCCCCCCAGGCCCTGCCCGCCGGGCTGCCCCGCGACGAGATCGAACAGATGCTCCACTCCATGGGGCACTTCGCCGAGAGCCTGCGCCAGGCCAGGGCGCAGTTGCAGTCCTACGCGGCCACCCTGGAGGACCGCGTGGAGGAACGCACCGAGGGCCTGGCCCGCGAGGCCGAGGAGCGCCGCGCCGACGTGGGCCTCTTCGTGAGCCTGCTCGACGGGCTCAACCGCACGCGCGACCGCAAGGAAATCCTCGAAGGCTGCCTTGGGCTCATCGCCCGGCGCTTCCGCGCCCGCCGCGCCACCTACTGCTGCGCCATGGCCCTGGGCCAGGCCTTCTCCTGGCCCCGCGAGGCCCCGGCCACGCCCATGCCCCACGCCTGGGAGCGCATGGCCGCCCGGGGCGCGTTCGAGTCCCGGGGCGGGCAGGCCTTCGTGCCCGTGCAGACCTCGGGCGCGACCCAGGGCCTGCTGGCCCTCTCCTGGCCGGAGGGCCAGGCCCCGGCCCCCATGCCCGTGGACGTGCTCATGGCCGTGGGCCAGCAACTGGGCGTGGTGATCGAGAACATGGACGCCCTGGACAGCCTCCTGCGCCAGAACGGTCTGCTCCAGGCCGTGTTCGAGGGCATCGCGGACCCGGTGGTGCTCCTGGACGGGCGCGGCCAGGTGGTGCTGGCCAACGCCTCGGCCCAGGGGCTGGCCCTGCCGGGCGGCGGTGTGGCCGGGTCGGGCGCGGCCGTGCTCTGCGACGCCCTGGGCATCCGCTCCGGGCGCACCCTGCCCGCCGCCGTGCTCTCGGGGCCTGCCGTGCGCGAGGTGGTGCTGCCGGGGGAGCGCACCTTCCTGGTGTCTCTCTATCCGCTGCCGGACTTCATGGACCGGGGCGGGCGGCTGGTGGCCTACGCCCGCGAGGTCACCCAGGAGCGGCGCATGCGCGAACTGGCCCAGCAGAACGAGAAGCTCCTGGCCGTGGGACGCCTGGCCGCAGGCCTGGCCCACGAGATCAACAACCCCCTGGGCGTCATCCTCTTCTACGCCGAACTGCTCAAGGGCCTGCCCGGCCTGGGCCAGGGCCGCGAGGACGTGGACGTGATCGTGCGCCACACGCGCCAGGCCCAGAAGGTGTTGCGCGACCTCCTGGACTTCGTGCGCCCCAAGAAGGGTGTCGCCGGCCCCTGCGACCTGGCCGAAACCGCCCGGCGCACCGTGAACGTCTACCACGCCCAGGCCGCCGCCGAGGGCAAGGAGATGACCCTGGACGCCACGCCCGACCTGCCGCCCGTCAACGCCGACGCCGCCGCCCTGGAACAGATCCTCTCCAATCTGCTCATCAACGCCCTGGACGCCGTGGCGCCGGGCAAGGGGGCCATCGCCGTGAGCGTGGCCCTGGAGGACGGGCAGGCCGTGCTGCGCGTGGCCGACAACGGCCCCGGCATCCCCAAGGACACCCTGGGCCGCATCTTCGACCCCTTCTTCACCACCAAGGAGGTGGGCAAGGGCACCGGGCTGGGTCTGGCCGTGGTCTACGGCCTGGTCAACGACATGGGCGGCAGCGTGGAGGCCCAGAGCCCCGGCGGCGCGCTCTTCACCGTGCGCCTGCCCCTGGCCGGGGAACGGGAGGACGCCCATGCCGCGGCGTGAAACCGTGCTCGTGGTGGACGACCAGCCCGACTTCGCCCGGGGGCTGGCCCGGCTCATCGGCTCGCGCCGGGAGAACCTGGACGTGCTCCTGGCGGGCGACGGCCAGGAGGCCCTGGACCTCCTCGACAAGGCCCAGCCCTCCATCCTCTTCACCGACCTGCGCATGCCGGGCATGAGCGGCCAGGAGCTCCTGGAGCGCGCCCTGGACCGCGCCCCCTCCCTCACCGCCGTGATGCTCACGGCCCACGGCGACGTGGGCTCGGCCGTGGCCGCCCTCAAGGCCGGGGCCTACGACTTCCTGGTGAAGCCCGTGGAGCCCGAGACCCTGTTCCTCACCCTGGACAAGGCCCTGGAGCGCGCCCGCCTGCTCTCGGAAAACCGCAGGCTGCGCGAATCCGTGGCCGAGGTCGAGACCTGGCGCGAGCTCATCGGCGAATCGCCCTCGGTGCTCCGGCTCAAGGAGACCATCGCCGCCGTGGCCCGCTCGGACTACACGGTGCTCATCCAGGGCGAGTCCGGCACGGGCAAGGAGGTGGTGGCCCGCGCCGTGCACGCCATGAGCCAGCGCAGCGACGGCCCCATGATCTGCGTGAACTGCCCCGCCATCCCCGAGCAGCTCCTGGAAAGCGAACTCTTCGGCCACGTGAAGGGGGCCTTCACCGGCGCGGAAAAGGCCAGCAAGGGCCTCTTCCTGGCCGCCGAGGCCGGCACCATCCTCCTCGACGAGATCGGCGACATCCCCATGAACGTGCAGACCAAGCTCCTGCGCGTGCTCCAGGAACGCGAGGTGCGCCCCGTGGGCGGCAGCGAGACCGTGGCCGTGGATGTGCGCATCATCGCCTCCACCAACCAGCACCTCGAAGAGAAGATCAAGGACCGCTCGTTCCGGGAGGATCTCTTCTACCGTCTCAATGTGCTCACCGTGGCCACGCCCGCCCTGCGCGAGCGCCGCGAGGACATCCCGCTCCTGGCCGCGCACTTCCTGCGCCGCACCTGCAAGGAGATGAACCTTCCCGAAAAGGAATTGACCCCGGACGCCCTGGGCTACCTGGCCGGGCGCGAGTGGCCCGGAAACGTGCGCGAACTCCAGAACTTCGTGCGCCGCCTCGTGGTGTTCGCCCAGGGCAGGGTCATCGACGCCCATTCCGCCCTGGCGGCGGACGGCGGTCCCCTCGGCGTGACCCAAGCCGCCTCCTGCGCCCTGGGCAGCTACCAGGACGCCAAGAACCAGGCCCTGGAAGCCTTCACGCGCTCCTATGTGGAACAGCTGCTCAGCCGCACCCGGGGCAACGTCTCCGAGGCCGCGCGCGTCTCGGGGCTGGAGCGGGCCAGCCTGCAGAAAATCCTCAAACGCCTGGCCATCGACACCCAGGACTACAAGAACTGAGGAAGGTACCAGCCATGACCCTACGATTGGCGTTCCTCCTGGCCGTCTGGGCGCTTCCCGCGCTGTTCACCCCGGCCCTCGCCGACGCCCAGGACATCCGCTCCTCCGAGGTGGTCACGCCGCCCGCCATGGCCATCCCTGCCCCGCCCGCGCTCAAGGCCGTCGCGCCCAAGGGCTTCACCCTCGGCCTGGGCTACGGGCTCTCCTGCGCCCAGGCGCAACCGGGCGGGGCCATGGTCCTGCATTCCCTCACCGGGCGCGGCCCCACGCTGCGCGGTCCCTCCGTGGCCGAAGCCGCCGGGACCGCCCCTTCCGCGCTCTTCGTGCTGCCCGACTACACCCCCGCCGTGGTCACGCTGATCCTCTCCGGGGCCAGGGCCGAGGTCACGGGCGTGCTCCCCCTGGCCGGGGAGGACGGCAAACCCCTGCGCGGACTGCCCCCGGCCTCCAGGCAACCGGGCGCGCACGTGGAAATCCCCCTCAGCCTGGGGCTCAAACCCCTCGCCTTCGACCCCACCGGCATGGACCCCACCGGCGTGGTCTACGATTTCAAGCGCGGGGCCTACTGGATCGTGGACGGCTACCGTCCCGCCCTGGCCCGCGTCTCCTCCGGGGGCGGCCACGTGCAGGCCCTCTACGTCCCCGGCGACGGCCTGGAGCCCTATCTGGGCTCCAAACGCCCGGGCGGCGGCTTCTCGGGCGTGAGCCTCTCCCCCACGGACAAGCTCTACACCATCATGCGCAGGCCCCTGGCATGGGAGGGCAAGCCCGGCCACTTCACGCGCATCGTGGAGTTCGACCCCTCCTCCGAGCGCGTGCGCCAGATGCCCTACCTGCTCGAGGAAGACTACGCCGATCCCGAAAGCGTCACCACCGGCGACCCCGTGGCCTACGCCGACAAGCGCCTCCTCGTGCTGGAGCAGGGCCTCGGCAAGGATGGAGCGCCACTCGTCCGCGTCTTCTCCGCCGACCTCACCCGCGCCCACAACATCCACACCGTGCGCAACGAGGCGGGCCAACCGCCCGAGGCCGTCACCGACAAGGCCCAGTGGCGCGCCCTGGCCATCAACTCCGCACGCAAGACCCTCGTGCTGGACCTCAAGCAGGCGGGCTTCACCGGCTCCTGGGCCGAAAGCATGACCCTGCTCAACGACGGGCGCACCCTCCTGTTCATGAGCGGCCACGGCTTCGGCGTCGAACCCCAGATCGCGGGGTTCGCCACCGGTTCCGACGGCAAACCCGTCCTGGACCCCGCCGCCTACACCCTGAACCCGGACGGCTCCCTGGTCTGCGAAGGACGGCCGGTCAAGACGGCCTTCACCCTCAAGCCCACGTGGGAAGTCCCCAGGATCTGGCTCGTCACGCTCCCCAAAAAGGCCACCGACTACTGAGGCGTCACGCGAACGAAACCTCCGGGAGCCAGAAGGACCCCATCACCCTTTCAAGGAGACCTCCATGCGACGCGCCCTCCTGTCCCTCCTGGCCTTCACGCTGGCCGCCTCCACGGCCCTGGCCCAGAACCCCGCCGTCCAGCCCCAGGACGTGCGCGTGCCCGCCAAGTCCAACGTGCCCGCGCCGCAAAGCCTCAAAAAAGCCTTCCCCGCCGGATTCCCCCTGGGCGTCGGCTCCGGCCTGGCCTTCCTGCGCAAGGAAAAAGACGGGGCGCTCCTCTTCTACGCCGTCACCGACCGGGGGCCCAACACCGACTCGCCGCGCTGGCTGGCCGGAAGCGACCCGCGCGGAGAGTCCGCCAAGATCTTCCCCGCACCGGGATTCCACCCCTCCCTGGCGCTCCTGCGCGTCAAGGGAGGCAAGGCCGACCTCCAGCGTCTCGCCCCCCTCAAGTCCCAGGACGGCAAACCCGTCACCGGGCTGCCTCCGGCCAAGGGCCAGGCCGGGTCCACCGGGGAGATCCCCCTCGATGCCGCGCTCAAGCCCCTGCCCTTCGACGAGAACGGCCTGGATCCCGAAGGCGTGGCCGTGGACCAGCC
Encoded proteins:
- a CDS encoding c-type heme family protein, whose product is MRFPRPRNLQTKFILGLAAIMAVIGVFFVYLLQQYLRETLENEARGKAQVILRGVESLHVYVQDNLRPVISGALLEDKGLLEAMSCTALARAAMAPTGPEGREDFGFRRVALGARSPDLEARGLEREFIARFQADPDREWDEAILMEGGKQYMVLAQPVRYQGFCLRCHGDPAMAPKELVEAFGPERGFNRKEGELAGAHVVRLPMEATVARIQGATLGFVLMFSLGAIFLFATIYVFFNRLVVHNLRRGLEVMGRHFPEAAQAASAPQALPAGLPRDEIEQMLHSMGHFAESLRQARAQLQSYAATLEDRVEERTEGLAREAEERRADVGLFVSLLDGLNRTRDRKEILEGCLGLIARRFRARRATYCCAMALGQAFSWPREAPATPMPHAWERMAARGAFESRGGQAFVPVQTSGATQGLLALSWPEGQAPAPMPVDVLMAVGQQLGVVIENMDALDSLLRQNGLLQAVFEGIADPVVLLDGRGQVVLANASAQGLALPGGGVAGSGAAVLCDALGIRSGRTLPAAVLSGPAVREVVLPGERTFLVSLYPLPDFMDRGGRLVAYAREVTQERRMRELAQQNEKLLAVGRLAAGLAHEINNPLGVILFYAELLKGLPGLGQGREDVDVIVRHTRQAQKVLRDLLDFVRPKKGVAGPCDLAETARRTVNVYHAQAAAEGKEMTLDATPDLPPVNADAAALEQILSNLLINALDAVAPGKGAIAVSVALEDGQAVLRVADNGPGIPKDTLGRIFDPFFTTKEVGKGTGLGLAVVYGLVNDMGGSVEAQSPGGALFTVRLPLAGEREDAHAAA
- a CDS encoding sigma-54-dependent transcriptional regulator translates to MPRRETVLVVDDQPDFARGLARLIGSRRENLDVLLAGDGQEALDLLDKAQPSILFTDLRMPGMSGQELLERALDRAPSLTAVMLTAHGDVGSAVAALKAGAYDFLVKPVEPETLFLTLDKALERARLLSENRRLRESVAEVETWRELIGESPSVLRLKETIAAVARSDYTVLIQGESGTGKEVVARAVHAMSQRSDGPMICVNCPAIPEQLLESELFGHVKGAFTGAEKASKGLFLAAEAGTILLDEIGDIPMNVQTKLLRVLQEREVRPVGGSETVAVDVRIIASTNQHLEEKIKDRSFREDLFYRLNVLTVATPALRERREDIPLLAAHFLRRTCKEMNLPEKELTPDALGYLAGREWPGNVRELQNFVRRLVVFAQGRVIDAHSALAADGGPLGVTQAASCALGSYQDAKNQALEAFTRSYVEQLLSRTRGNVSEAARVSGLERASLQKILKRLAIDTQDYKN
- a CDS encoding esterase-like activity of phytase family protein, with protein sequence MTLRLAFLLAVWALPALFTPALADAQDIRSSEVVTPPAMAIPAPPALKAVAPKGFTLGLGYGLSCAQAQPGGAMVLHSLTGRGPTLRGPSVAEAAGTAPSALFVLPDYTPAVVTLILSGARAEVTGVLPLAGEDGKPLRGLPPASRQPGAHVEIPLSLGLKPLAFDPTGMDPTGVVYDFKRGAYWIVDGYRPALARVSSGGGHVQALYVPGDGLEPYLGSKRPGGGFSGVSLSPTDKLYTIMRRPLAWEGKPGHFTRIVEFDPSSERVRQMPYLLEEDYADPESVTTGDPVAYADKRLLVLEQGLGKDGAPLVRVFSADLTRAHNIHTVRNEAGQPPEAVTDKAQWRALAINSARKTLVLDLKQAGFTGSWAESMTLLNDGRTLLFMSGHGFGVEPQIAGFATGSDGKPVLDPAAYTLNPDGSLVCEGRPVKTAFTLKPTWEVPRIWLVTLPKKATDY